GTCGGCGAGCTCGGACACGCCGAAATCGCTCACCTTGCAGGCGCCATTGCGGTTCACGAGGATGTTATCGGGCTTGATGTCGAGATGCAGTACCTGGTTCTCGTGCGCGAACTCGACTGCGTCGCCGACGGCGAGGATGATGGCCGCCGCAATGTCGAGGTCGAAGCTGCCCGCCGGGGTGTCATGGATGATCTGTGCCAGGGAGGGGCCATCGATGGCTTCCATGATGAGGAACGCCTCATCATCGACCCTGTCGAAATCGTACACGCTTACGATGGAGGGGCGACTGAGCATCGCACCTGTGCGGGCCTCGGAAAGGCCGGTGACGACACCGTTTGCCTGCGCGTTCGAGATGGGCATGCGTTTGATGGCGACACGACGCTGTATGCGCGTGTCCCAGCAGATTTCGACCCTGCCGCTGCCACCTTCGCCTTTAACTTCTATGGGTCGATAGCGATCCAGAATCAACGGACCTTGCATCTTGCCTCTCTCCTCGATTTCTGTTCATTTTGACAGATGCAGTAGCACATTATAGGTAATCGGCGGATAAAACTGCCGAAGTCCACGAAAAAGGCCGACCACTTGGGTCGGCCTTTCATGCTTGTATGGTGCGGGCGAAAGGAGTTGAACCTTCACGGGCCGAAGCCCACTGGCACCTGAAGCCAGCGCGTCTGCCATTCCGCCACGCCCGCATGCGGCGCTTTTGCGCGGATACGTATACTAGCACAAAAATGTGGCGATGGGGGCGAAACAAAGGGACGGTCCTAATGTTGCGAAAATCGTGCAACATTAGGACCGTCCCTTTGTTTCGCTCTGTCTCGTTTTGGAGGAGCTAGTTGTTGAGGGCTGCCTCTTCGAAGGTAGCGGCGGTCTCCGCAGCATCCACGGCGGCCTCCTCCTCGCCCATCGCATCGTAATCCTCGACTGCAGCCGCTGCCTCTGCGGCTGCCTCTTCCTCGATGCGCTCAAGGTCCTTGCGGGCATCCTCGTCCATTGTATCGACCATCGTGACCACCATCCTTCTATTAACCTAACCTAGATATATTCTAAAACTCGAATGTATCTTTCTCAAGGATTAAGACGTATGTCAGAAGCTTTTTGCCCTGCCACTAGAGCCGGCGCACAAGCTCCCAGCCCGCCATGCTGATGCAGTTGGGAACGACCTTCCCGATAATGCGCAAAGCACAGGACTGTGGGCTTGCCGTGGCAACCGCCATATGCAGACGATTTGCTCGCAGCGCGCGAGACACGACGGTCGAAGCCTTCTGGGCACCGAGCAGATGATGTACGTCACTGCCTCCGCCAGACTCGCGGGCAACTTTCTCGAAGCCTGTCTTTACCCAGGTGGGACACAGCGCAGTTGCCGTGATTCCCGTGCCGTGCAGCTCCCAACGCAGCGCACGCGTGTAGCGCAGCACGAACGCCTTGGTAGCTGCATATACGTTCATATGAGGAAGCGGGACAAAAGCCGCGGCAGATGCAACCTGCACGATATGCGCACCACGACCCATATAGGGCAGTGTCGCATGCGTCATGTCGACAAGACCACGGCAGTTGAGGTCAATCATGGAATCGACGGCCTCGTCCGAGATGCTCTGCCAATCCCCGAACTTGCCAAAGCCGGCAGCATTGACGAGGTAGCGCACATCGGGATCGAAGTCCGCCAGCCGCTGCTTGATAGCCGCGATATCTGCCTTGCTCGTGAGGTCTGCCACAATGGGAACCGCCGGAGAACTGAGCGTGTCGGCGATCTCTTGCAGTGCGTCGTGGTTGCGGGCGATGAGCCACAGCTCGTCTACTTGCTGGAGAAGGTCTATCTGCCGGGCGAATTCCCGCCCGAGCCCCGATGAGGCACCTGTGATCATTGCCACGCGTTTGCGTGATTGCCGGGTTTCGTTCTCTGCCATGGGAACCTCCGATCACGTTCATCTTGCTGGCGTATAATGTCATTATATACGCGATTCAAGAAGGTCAGGCGCAATTCGCCTGCACGCCTCACCATAGTCGCTCGTGAAAGGAGTAGCCATGTCGTTTCTTATTCGCTGGATAGTAACTGCCATTGCCGTTGCCGCAGCCGTATGGCTCATTCCCGGCATCGAAATCATTGGCGGTGACTCCGCTTGGGTCGGCATCGTCATTTTCGCGTTGTTCCTCTCGCTGATAGACATCTCCATCAAACCGATCCTGCAGATACTCTCGCTCCCCATATCGGTGCTGACATTGGGAATCTTCTATCTGATTGTCAACACGGCGCTGTTGTATCTGGCAGCTTGGCTTGCCAACGGATTATTCGGCGTCGGGTTCTGGATTTCGGGCTTTGGCAGCGCGTTTCTCGCGTCCATCGTGATCTCGATTGTGAGCGCCATCGTCAATGCAATCGTCGCGGGAGACAACAACCGGGCAAACCGCCCGTACGCGAATTAGCACGAAAATTAGCACGCGAGCTTTTCGACAGCGAAAGTGCGTGCTGGCCAGACAAATGAGACAGTTGCTCAGAAACACTGTCTCATTCGCGGCAGCCAATCGTGCCAGCGCTGACGAGAAATGACGTTTGTGGCACACGCTCGCACCGTTGCTGGCGAGAATTGACGCTTGTGGCGCGCGCTCACACTGTTGCTGGCGAGGATTGGCGTTTGTGGTACGCGGAACGTGCCACAGCAAGGAGTTCTTGGCAGGATGCGACATAAACCGACGTTTGTGGCACATTTGCTACACCACAAACGTTAATTCTCGTCACGTGCCCGGCGCAGACGTACCCCAAGCGACAATCCTCGTCACGTGCCCGGCGCAGGCGTGCCCCAAGCGTCAATCCTCGTCAGCAGCTCGTCAGCGGCGGATCTATCCAGCGACGCTCGTCCAGTAAGCGGCGGCGCCTATGCAATCTTGGGAGCCCGTGAGAGGAAGAAGCGGCAGTTGTGGCAGTTCTCCTTACGAGCCACGCTGAAGTCGACGTCATAGGCATCGAGCATTTCCATGGCGCCGGCGCGCTCGTACCAGAAGCAATCGCATATGGTGTTGATGCAGTCGCGCGGGCAGACGCCCGTGGCATCATGCGGGCAGTCCTTCGACATCGCCCCGTGGCAACCCCTGTCTTCCCAGCAGCGCATCTCTCACCTCAAAAGCCGAGCACGGTCATGGCCAAACAGCCTATCGTCAACACGAAGACTACCACGATGAGCACCCAGATGAGCACGGTGAGCAGCCGACGGTTGGTGTACGCGCGCATGACATGACGGTCAGAGAGGATGAGCACCATGAAGATGAGCAGCACCGGCAGCAGCACGCCGCTGACGAACTGTGCGACGAGCATGATGCTGATGAGACTGACGTCGGGAATGAGCGTCACCACGACGCCAATGACAATCATGGCGGTGTAGATGCCGCGGAACGCGGGGGCATCATTCCAACCCCGGTCCACGCCGCGCTCCCAGCCAAATGCCTCGCAAATGGCACTCGAGGCCACGAGCGGAACGACGCAGGCGGCAAGGAAACTTGCGGCAACGAGACCAACACCGAAAAGGATCGTGGCGTATTGCCCGGCAATGGGCGTGAGTGCCGTTGCGGCTGCGGCGGCGCTATCCACGGTGACCCCCTGCGGATACAGGACGGTGCCCGTCGTGATGATGATGAAGCCCGCGACCGCGCACGCGACAATCGCACCACCAATGGCATCGACGCGCTCGAGCGGGAGCTCGTCTGGCGTGACGCCCTTATCCACGACGTTGTTCTGCGTCAGGAAGATCATCCAGGGAGCGATGGTGGTGCCCACGGTGGCAATCACCAGGCTGATGAAGCTCGGGTTATTCTCGAAATGGGGAATCACGAGAGACAGGCCAACCTCGCCCCAATTGGGTTGCGCAAGAAACGCCGCGACGATATACGTCACGAACACGCAGCTAATGGCAAGGAACACCTTCTCGACACGCTTGTAGCTGCCGCCCATGACGAGCAGCCACACGACGACGCCGGCAATGGGAATCGCAATGTACTTGCTCACGCCAAAGAGCTCCATGCCAGCGGCGATACCGGCAAACTCCGAGAGCGTGGCGGCGCCGCTCTCGATGAGGACGGCGATCATGGCGAGCGCGGTCAGGCGCACGCCAAACTGCTCGCGAATGAGCGACGCGAAGCCCTTGCCCGTCACCGCGCCCATGCGCGAGGCGCCTTCCTGCACGATGGCGAGCATCACCATCATGATGGGGATGATCCATAAGGTCCCATAACCAAACTTGGCACCGATGGTCGAATACGTCGAGATACCGCCAGCATCGTTGCCCGCCATTGCGGCGACAACGCCAGGGCCAAGCGCCGCGAGCACGATGAGGACGCGGTTCTTCTTGCGTGGAGCCGGCTGGCCCTGCTGCAACCCCTCGCGTTCTGTCAACTTCTCGTTCGTCACGGCATTGCCCTCTAGCTATTGAGCATGAAGATGAGCACGCCGATGACGATGAGCAGCGCGACGATGATACCGATGACCCAGGGGCTCGAGATGGAGCGCTGCTGCAGATCCTCCTCGTGCTCCTCCTCCAAAACGTCCATGGCATCATCGACGGTGACGACGCCGAGCATGACACCTTGCTCGTCGACGACGGGAATGGCGAGCAAGTCGTACTTGGCGATGGTCTGTGCGCACTCCTCCTGGTCGAGGTCAGGATGCACGGTAATGAGCTCCTTTGTGCTGAGCTCGTCAAGCGACATCTCGGGTTTGGCGATGACGAGCGTTCGCAGGCTCAGCACGCCGGTGAGCACGTCGTTGTCGGACACGAGGTAGAGGTAGTGGATGCTCTCCTGGTTCTCGTCCATCTCTCGTATGGCCTCGATGGCATCCGAGACGGTCAGGTCATCGTTCACGGTGAGGAAGTCGGTGGTCATGATGCCGCCGGCCGTCTCCTCCTTATAGCCGAGCAACGACCGCACCGAGGCTGACTCCTCGACGCCCATGAGGCGCAGGAGCTTCTCGGCCTTATCGTAAGGTAGGTCGCCGATGATGTCAGCAGCGTCATCGGGATCCATCTCGTTGAGGACGGCGGCACCGCGACTCGTGGTCATGTCCTCGATGACATCGGCCTGGAACTCGTCCTCGAGCTCGGCGACCGCATCGGCTGCCTGGCCTGCGTCGAGCTTGTCGAAGACCGCCTGGCGGTGTTGCGGCTCGAGCTGCTCGATGATGTCGGCAACGTCAGCCGGATGCATGTCATGCAGACGCTTGTGACTTACGGAGAGCTTGATCTGCGACATGTCGCGCTCGATGAGCTCCATGTAGTTCCACGCGATGAGACGCTCCTTGAGCGGATGCCCGAAAGCCGTCGCGATGGCGTTGACGGCCTTCTCGAGATGCGGCGAGATGCCGAAGAGCAGGCCGCGGATGCCCGTCTCGGCACCGAGCAGGCGCAGACCCGCCGGGCTATCGGAAAGCTTGAGGTCGTTAACGCGCACGACCTTCATGCCCTGCGTGTCGACGATCTGCTTGTCGAGCAAATCACGCGCGAGCAGCACCTCATCGGGCTGCAGGTACGAGAAGCGAATGTCCGACGACGGCACGTTGAGGCGCACGCAGCTGCCATCATAGGACTCGACGTACTTGCGCCACGAAATCATAAACGGAGTCTTGCGCGGGCCAATGAAGGCCAGCGAGGTGACACGCGGGAAGACCTCGCCGGTGGCGATGGCCAAGTCACTGATGACGCCGATTTGTTCG
This window of the Coriobacteriaceae bacterium genome carries:
- a CDS encoding Nramp family divalent metal transporter; amino-acid sequence: MTNEKLTEREGLQQGQPAPRKKNRVLIVLAALGPGVVAAMAGNDAGGISTYSTIGAKFGYGTLWIIPIMMVMLAIVQEGASRMGAVTGKGFASLIREQFGVRLTALAMIAVLIESGAATLSEFAGIAAGMELFGVSKYIAIPIAGVVVWLLVMGGSYKRVEKVFLAISCVFVTYIVAAFLAQPNWGEVGLSLVIPHFENNPSFISLVIATVGTTIAPWMIFLTQNNVVDKGVTPDELPLERVDAIGGAIVACAVAGFIIITTGTVLYPQGVTVDSAAAAATALTPIAGQYATILFGVGLVAASFLAACVVPLVASSAICEAFGWERGVDRGWNDAPAFRGIYTAMIVIGVVVTLIPDVSLISIMLVAQFVSGVLLPVLLIFMVLILSDRHVMRAYTNRRLLTVLIWVLIVVVFVLTIGCLAMTVLGF
- a CDS encoding SDR family NAD(P)-dependent oxidoreductase, coding for MAENETRQSRKRVAMITGASSGLGREFARQIDLLQQVDELWLIARNHDALQEIADTLSSPAVPIVADLTSKADIAAIKQRLADFDPDVRYLVNAAGFGKFGDWQSISDEAVDSMIDLNCRGLVDMTHATLPYMGRGAHIVQVASAAAFVPLPHMNVYAATKAFVLRYTRALRWELHGTGITATALCPTWVKTGFEKVARESGGGSDVHHLLGAQKASTVVSRALRANRLHMAVATASPQSCALRIIGKVVPNCISMAGWELVRRL
- a CDS encoding CBS domain-containing protein, with the protein product MIYLRQILKQPVFDKDGEQIGVISDLAIATGEVFPRVTSLAFIGPRKTPFMISWRKYVESYDGSCVRLNVPSSDIRFSYLQPDEVLLARDLLDKQIVDTQGMKVVRVNDLKLSDSPAGLRLLGAETGIRGLLFGISPHLEKAVNAIATAFGHPLKERLIAWNYMELIERDMSQIKLSVSHKRLHDMHPADVADIIEQLEPQHRQAVFDKLDAGQAADAVAELEDEFQADVIEDMTTSRGAAVLNEMDPDDAADIIGDLPYDKAEKLLRLMGVEESASVRSLLGYKEETAGGIMTTDFLTVNDDLTVSDAIEAIREMDENQESIHYLYLVSDNDVLTGVLSLRTLVIAKPEMSLDELSTKELITVHPDLDQEECAQTIAKYDLLAIPVVDEQGVMLGVVTVDDAMDVLEEEHEEDLQQRSISSPWVIGIIVALLIVIGVLIFMLNS
- a CDS encoding phage holin family protein, which encodes MSFLIRWIVTAIAVAAAVWLIPGIEIIGGDSAWVGIVIFALFLSLIDISIKPILQILSLPISVLTLGIFYLIVNTALLYLAAWLANGLFGVGFWISGFGSAFLASIVISIVSAIVNAIVAGDNNRANRPYAN